One segment of Streptomyces sp. NBC_01463 DNA contains the following:
- a CDS encoding NAD-dependent epimerase/dehydratase family protein has translation MTAAHDLQVVLGAGPAGTALAVELARRGHPVRLVDRAAAGTAPTGVDRFAADVSTPEGARAAVEGAAVVYHCVNVGYHLQVEVMPRIQRSVLAAAEAAGARLVVLDTLYPYGETHGAVMTEDTPWNATTRKGRMRAELDARYLAAHADGRLRVVLGRSADFVGPHVLNSTLGGAVFPAALTGGEVPAFGDIDLPHSYTYIGDVAAGLATLGENPDGDGRVWHLPTAPALTTRQILAMVEERVGRLLDLTVVPEPRAFGPFDEVFMAEYAEMFYQHTEAQIVDSSAIEKAYGLTPHPLSATIDETLAWYGDFLSAH, from the coding sequence ATGACCGCAGCACACGACCTTCAGGTGGTTCTCGGCGCCGGCCCCGCCGGCACCGCACTCGCCGTCGAACTGGCCCGTCGCGGCCACCCGGTCCGCCTCGTCGACCGGGCGGCCGCCGGGACCGCGCCGACGGGCGTCGACCGGTTCGCCGCCGACGTGTCGACGCCCGAGGGCGCCCGCGCGGCCGTCGAAGGGGCGGCCGTCGTCTACCACTGCGTGAACGTCGGCTACCACCTCCAGGTCGAGGTCATGCCGCGCATCCAGCGGTCCGTCCTCGCCGCGGCCGAGGCGGCGGGCGCGCGCCTCGTCGTCCTCGACACGCTGTACCCGTACGGCGAGACGCACGGTGCGGTCATGACGGAGGACACCCCGTGGAACGCGACCACCCGCAAGGGCCGGATGCGCGCGGAACTGGACGCCCGCTACCTCGCCGCCCACGCCGACGGACGGCTGCGCGTCGTGCTGGGCAGGTCGGCCGACTTCGTCGGGCCGCACGTCCTCAACTCCACCCTGGGCGGCGCGGTGTTCCCGGCCGCGCTGACCGGGGGAGAGGTCCCGGCGTTCGGCGACATAGACCTGCCGCACAGCTACACGTACATCGGCGACGTCGCCGCCGGCCTGGCCACCCTGGGGGAGAACCCGGACGGTGACGGCCGCGTCTGGCACCTGCCCACGGCTCCCGCACTCACCACCCGGCAGATCCTGGCCATGGTGGAGGAGCGCGTCGGGCGCCTCCTGGACCTGACCGTCGTGCCGGAACCGCGGGCGTTCGGTCCGTTCGACGAGGTGTTCATGGCGGAGTACGCCGAGATGTTCTACCAGCACACGGAGGCGCAGATCGTCGACTCCTCCGCCATCGAGAAGGCGTACGGCCTGACGCCCCACCCCCTGTCGGCCACGATCGACGAGACGCTCGCGTGGTACGGGGACTTCCTGTCCGCGCACTGA
- a CDS encoding TetR/AcrR family transcriptional regulator → MAEAQQGPRARYREQTRAEIKEAALRQLADGGAGALALTRIAKDMGLSGPALYRYFASRDDLLNALIRDAYDDAATAMGAVAARPEAASDGPRERLHALATAYRNWAVAEPHRYLLIQGSPVPGYVAPADTRDSARAVLGPFLPVFAGGTPGAGVAPVVAQMAAWLGSDPGVGDWLAAYAADAADDPESSARALAGAVLAWAQLHGSVGLEVAGQFTGMGHDGGTLLTAQTEMLADAFALE, encoded by the coding sequence ATGGCCGAGGCACAGCAGGGGCCGCGGGCCCGGTACCGGGAGCAGACCCGTGCGGAGATCAAGGAGGCCGCGCTGCGGCAGCTCGCCGACGGCGGGGCGGGCGCGCTGGCGCTCACCCGGATCGCGAAGGACATGGGGCTCTCCGGCCCGGCCCTCTACCGCTACTTCGCCAGCCGCGACGATCTGCTGAACGCGCTGATCAGGGACGCGTACGACGATGCCGCCACGGCCATGGGCGCGGTGGCGGCCCGGCCGGAAGCGGCCTCGGACGGTCCTCGCGAGCGGCTGCACGCACTGGCGACGGCGTACCGGAACTGGGCGGTGGCCGAACCGCACCGCTATCTGCTGATCCAGGGCTCCCCGGTGCCCGGATATGTGGCTCCCGCCGACACGCGGGACAGCGCCCGTGCCGTGCTCGGTCCGTTCCTGCCGGTGTTCGCGGGCGGGACGCCGGGCGCGGGGGTGGCCCCGGTGGTGGCGCAGATGGCCGCCTGGCTGGGGTCGGACCCCGGAGTGGGCGACTGGCTGGCCGCGTATGCCGCGGACGCCGCCGATGATCCGGAGTCCTCGGCGCGCGCGCTGGCCGGCGCGGTCCTCGCGTGGGCGCAGCTGCACGGCTCGGTGGGCCTGGAGGTGGCGGGTCAGTTCACCGGTATGGGGCACGACGGGGGCACCCTGCTGACCGCCCAGACGGAGATGCTGGCGGACGCCTTCGCGCTGGAGTGA
- a CDS encoding right-handed parallel beta-helix repeat-containing protein: protein MNRPLNAVRGTAATAAAVFLAALLAAPAAQAAPGARTLYAAPDGRGTSCTVARPCTPEGARDRARTVTEREVRVLLKDGTYRLDGPLKLGAADSGVSWAAAPGARPVLSGGQDITGWRQNTDGTWSAGVPAGVTPRQLFVDGKRATRARGEACAAAVCDATKTGMTGATATGIDRWQRPTDAEAVIRVRWRNYHCRIAGVSGDTLTFAQPCWTNSASGTDRTGPAWDTTTVDSTRYSGVAFFENAPELLDQPGEFVWNSTDRTVTYLPRKGENMRRAQAVTPHTEQLLVVDGAHDVTVDGIGFAYAAYRQPGTDEGYAGMQAGLTLTGATGPVDHAGRYYTKPAAAVTVRGGRRVSIDRGRFTHLGGAGAILEAGTKDSSLTRSAFTDLSSGAVYVGDTEPMPGAELAGERNTVAYNTISRSGVEYTDSVGIWAGYEAGLSVDHNSLDHLPYSGISVGWGWNQPESQKSVLRDNKVTDNRITDVMEVAQEQHDGGAIYTQGAQPGTVLSGNYINRSAYGNTERDGNGIYLDEQSSHITVEKNVITRIGYKWVSNWADYGIENTARGNWTDTAAPALGGTGSVMTDNLTGLDRLPAEALAVAARAGAGGGPVEQLRPDLARTGTATQSSTDGTATAALALDADTNTDTRTLSEAGAWWQADLGAVRHVRQVEVWNNASSTTADFDIVTDDKTVHVSGKALRPTVIDLDSRTRTVRIVTSGTGRVALSQVLIHS, encoded by the coding sequence GTGAACCGCCCGTTGAACGCCGTACGAGGGACCGCCGCCACCGCCGCCGCGGTCTTCCTGGCCGCACTCCTCGCCGCCCCGGCCGCCCAGGCGGCACCCGGCGCCCGCACCCTGTACGCCGCCCCGGACGGCCGCGGCACCTCCTGCACCGTCGCCCGCCCCTGCACCCCGGAAGGGGCCCGCGACCGGGCCCGCACGGTGACGGAACGCGAGGTCCGCGTACTCCTCAAGGACGGTACGTACCGGCTCGACGGGCCCCTGAAGCTCGGCGCCGCCGACTCCGGCGTCTCGTGGGCCGCGGCCCCCGGCGCCCGTCCCGTGCTCTCCGGCGGGCAGGACATCACCGGCTGGCGGCAGAACACCGACGGCACCTGGAGCGCCGGCGTCCCCGCCGGTGTGACCCCGCGCCAGCTCTTCGTCGACGGCAAGCGTGCGACCCGCGCCCGCGGCGAGGCCTGCGCGGCCGCCGTCTGCGACGCGACCAAGACCGGAATGACGGGCGCCACCGCCACCGGAATCGACCGGTGGCAGCGGCCCACCGACGCCGAGGCCGTCATCCGGGTCCGCTGGCGCAACTACCACTGCCGGATCGCGGGCGTCAGCGGCGACACCCTGACCTTCGCCCAGCCCTGCTGGACCAACTCGGCGAGCGGCACGGACCGCACCGGACCCGCCTGGGACACCACCACGGTCGACTCCACCCGCTACAGCGGTGTCGCCTTCTTCGAGAACGCTCCCGAACTCCTGGACCAGCCGGGCGAGTTCGTCTGGAACTCGACGGACCGCACGGTCACCTACCTGCCGCGCAAGGGCGAGAACATGCGCCGCGCGCAGGCCGTCACTCCGCACACCGAACAGCTGCTCGTCGTCGACGGCGCCCACGACGTCACCGTCGACGGCATCGGCTTCGCGTATGCGGCGTACCGACAGCCCGGCACCGACGAGGGCTATGCGGGCATGCAGGCCGGTCTCACCCTGACCGGAGCCACCGGCCCCGTCGACCACGCGGGCCGCTACTACACCAAGCCCGCCGCCGCGGTCACCGTCCGCGGCGGCCGGCGGGTGAGCATCGACCGTGGGCGGTTCACCCATCTCGGCGGGGCGGGCGCGATCCTGGAGGCGGGCACGAAGGACAGCTCGCTGACCCGCTCGGCCTTCACCGACCTGTCGTCGGGCGCGGTGTACGTCGGCGACACCGAGCCGATGCCCGGCGCGGAACTCGCAGGTGAGCGCAACACCGTCGCGTACAACACCATCAGCCGCTCCGGCGTCGAGTACACCGACTCGGTGGGCATCTGGGCCGGTTACGAGGCCGGGCTGAGCGTCGACCACAACAGCCTGGACCACCTCCCGTACTCCGGGATCTCCGTCGGCTGGGGCTGGAACCAGCCCGAGTCGCAGAAGTCCGTCCTCCGCGACAACAAGGTGACGGACAACCGCATCACCGACGTCATGGAGGTCGCGCAGGAGCAGCACGACGGCGGCGCGATCTACACCCAGGGGGCCCAGCCGGGGACCGTGCTGAGCGGCAACTACATCAACCGTTCCGCCTACGGCAACACCGAGCGCGACGGCAACGGCATCTACCTCGACGAACAGTCCTCCCACATCACCGTCGAGAAGAACGTCATCACCCGCATCGGCTACAAGTGGGTCTCCAACTGGGCCGACTACGGGATCGAGAACACCGCGCGCGGCAACTGGACCGACACCGCGGCCCCCGCGCTCGGCGGCACCGGCTCCGTCATGACGGACAACCTCACCGGCCTGGACCGGCTGCCCGCCGAAGCGCTCGCCGTCGCCGCCCGCGCGGGTGCCGGCGGCGGACCGGTCGAGCAGCTGCGCCCGGACCTCGCGCGCACCGGCACGGCCACCCAGTCCTCCACCGACGGCACGGCCACCGCGGCCCTCGCCCTGGACGCGGACACCAACACGGACACCAGGACGCTCTCCGAAGCGGGCGCCTGGTGGCAGGCGGACCTCGGGGCCGTCCGCCACGTCCGGCAGGTGGAGGTCTGGAACAACGCCTCGTCCACCACCGCCGACTTCGACATCGTGACGGACGACAAGACCGTCCACGTCAGCGGAAAGGCGCTCCGCCCCACCGTCATCGACCTCGACAGCCGCACCCGCACGGTGCGGATCGTGACCTCCGGTACGGGCCGGGTGGCCCTGTCCCAGGTGCTGATCCACTCCTGA
- a CDS encoding M1 family metallopeptidase, with amino-acid sequence MTTRRSVLALGGAAVAAAVAVPALGSPASARPHGFDPKPGANGVGDPLFPTLGNGGYQVVHYDLTFDFTPVTYDFTATVKINARATQDLSAFNLDTDGHTIDSVTVAGRPAGWELTPGQSGQEFTVTPARPLHDGQPFTTEIRYRGNGKATRLGLTGWKFGSDGGFASAAQSSRADTFLPCNDTPSDKATWTFHISAPEGFVATANGELTHRSPRADGSTVWHFALRERMATELIGIAVVKGTYLYGNSHRGLPLRHIVPQGQEEKYAPIVARTADHLAWLEAKFGRYPFSVYGLHVYDGYTDALENQTLSLFSTNWFKLNAAGQPGYETTMVHELVHQWFGDSVTPNDWQQAWLNEGPAVYYAGRYGEERGWSVFADKMKATYEKLDAVRAADGPPGLPKALGGTNIYDGGALVLYALGQRIGDRAFDRVMREWVKRFKDSTYTSEAFIRHTVDVTGDRTVDPFLRDWLFGAVNPPMPGHPDWKATA; translated from the coding sequence GTGACCACACGACGCTCGGTCCTCGCACTCGGCGGGGCCGCGGTCGCCGCGGCCGTCGCCGTCCCCGCCCTCGGCTCGCCCGCCTCGGCGCGGCCGCACGGCTTCGACCCGAAGCCCGGCGCCAACGGCGTCGGCGACCCGCTGTTCCCGACGCTCGGCAACGGCGGCTACCAGGTCGTCCACTACGACCTGACCTTCGACTTCACCCCGGTGACGTACGACTTCACCGCGACCGTGAAGATCAACGCCAGGGCCACCCAGGACCTCTCGGCCTTCAACCTGGACACCGACGGCCACACCATCGACTCCGTCACCGTCGCCGGCCGCCCCGCCGGGTGGGAACTGACGCCCGGTCAGAGCGGCCAGGAGTTCACCGTCACGCCGGCCCGACCGCTCCACGACGGCCAGCCCTTCACCACCGAGATCCGCTACCGGGGCAACGGCAAGGCGACCCGGCTGGGCCTCACCGGCTGGAAGTTCGGCTCCGACGGCGGCTTCGCCTCGGCCGCCCAGTCCTCGCGGGCCGACACCTTCCTGCCGTGCAACGACACCCCGTCCGACAAGGCGACGTGGACCTTCCACATCAGCGCCCCCGAGGGCTTCGTCGCCACCGCCAACGGCGAACTGACCCACAGGTCCCCGCGCGCCGACGGCTCCACCGTCTGGCACTTCGCCCTCCGCGAGCGCATGGCGACCGAACTCATCGGCATCGCCGTCGTCAAGGGCACCTACCTCTACGGCAACAGTCACCGCGGCCTGCCCCTGCGGCACATCGTCCCGCAGGGCCAGGAGGAGAAGTACGCCCCGATCGTGGCGCGCACCGCCGACCATCTCGCCTGGCTGGAGGCGAAGTTCGGCCGCTACCCCTTCTCCGTCTACGGGCTCCACGTCTACGACGGCTACACCGACGCCCTGGAGAACCAGACCCTCTCGCTCTTCTCCACCAACTGGTTCAAACTCAACGCCGCCGGCCAGCCGGGCTACGAGACCACCATGGTGCACGAGCTGGTCCACCAGTGGTTCGGCGACTCCGTCACCCCGAACGACTGGCAGCAGGCCTGGCTCAACGAGGGCCCCGCCGTGTACTACGCCGGCCGGTACGGCGAGGAGCGCGGCTGGTCCGTCTTCGCCGACAAGATGAAGGCGACGTACGAGAAGCTCGACGCGGTCCGCGCCGCCGACGGTCCGCCCGGACTGCCCAAGGCGCTCGGCGGCACGAACATCTACGACGGCGGCGCGCTCGTCCTGTACGCCCTCGGCCAGCGGATCGGCGACCGGGCCTTCGACCGGGTCATGCGCGAGTGGGTGAAGCGGTTCAAGGACTCCACCTACACCAGCGAGGCCTTCATCCGGCACACCGTCGACGTCACCGGCGACCGGACCGTCGACCCGTTCCTGCGCGACTGGCTCTTCGGGGCCGTCAACCCGCCCATGCCCGGCCACCCCGACTGGAAGGCCACCGCGTGA
- a CDS encoding extracellular solute-binding protein translates to MSSSTPINRRALFRMGAGVGLGLAAAPLLAACGDGGTTAKAEAKSASLLPDTAVRNIGVKPDLAGTAAGVPQGFFSYPAKPLRATANTPLKGAKPISATMETFSPPPPSRGRNAAWQEIEKLLGGQVNITAVPADDYGTKFSTMVASDSLPDLFMYPESGGVDNKAAFLRAKCADLTPYLAGDKVKDYPNLAAIPKGAWQSAIFGGKLYGIPIARTGTGGAGVYRHDLFEEVGVTSLDQITDLDRFVEVCKELTRPKKDQYAIIAGATSMLAMSAGAPSFWRLDEKTGKFTADLETPEYRKAVETARLLYKAGCSYPGTLQMSGAQKAQYTDMFKNGKGAYVYDGMPTYLAPGVGYIAAMKAIDKKFDPRPFVPVGKDAVAWMDNVALQNTHITKASGDRVKQILAFADFAASPFGSQEYTLINYGVEGKDFTRDAKGNPALTKQGTQDVTVPWKFAASAVPAIFSADSEQGVRHVHDTFTRMIPMMVPDPTLQYSSPTWDSKGSGSLNTLKGDALKDIISGRKPLSAYDQLVKDYLAKGGEQARGEFEEAFQKGKK, encoded by the coding sequence GTGTCGAGCTCCACCCCCATCAATCGCAGAGCACTGTTCCGCATGGGTGCGGGCGTCGGTCTGGGACTGGCCGCCGCCCCACTGCTCGCCGCCTGCGGCGACGGCGGCACCACCGCCAAGGCCGAGGCCAAGAGCGCCTCGCTGCTCCCGGACACCGCGGTGCGCAACATCGGCGTCAAGCCCGACCTGGCCGGCACCGCCGCCGGTGTCCCGCAGGGCTTCTTCAGCTATCCGGCGAAGCCCCTGCGCGCCACCGCGAACACCCCGCTCAAGGGCGCGAAGCCGATCAGCGCGACGATGGAGACGTTCTCCCCGCCGCCGCCCTCGCGCGGCAGGAACGCCGCCTGGCAGGAGATCGAGAAGCTCCTCGGCGGCCAGGTGAACATCACCGCCGTGCCCGCGGACGACTACGGCACCAAGTTCTCCACGATGGTCGCCAGCGACAGCCTTCCGGACCTGTTCATGTACCCGGAGAGCGGCGGCGTCGACAACAAGGCGGCGTTCCTCCGGGCGAAGTGCGCCGATCTGACCCCGTACCTCGCGGGGGACAAGGTCAAGGACTACCCGAACCTCGCCGCGATCCCGAAGGGCGCGTGGCAGAGCGCGATCTTCGGCGGGAAGCTGTACGGCATCCCGATCGCCAGGACCGGTACCGGCGGCGCCGGCGTCTACCGGCACGACCTGTTCGAGGAGGTCGGTGTCACGAGCCTCGACCAGATCACGGACCTGGACCGGTTCGTGGAGGTCTGCAAGGAGCTGACCCGGCCCAAGAAGGACCAGTACGCGATCATCGCGGGCGCCACCAGCATGCTCGCCATGTCCGCGGGCGCGCCCAGCTTCTGGCGGCTCGACGAGAAGACCGGGAAGTTCACGGCCGACCTGGAGACCCCGGAGTACCGCAAGGCGGTGGAGACGGCCCGGCTGCTGTACAAGGCCGGCTGCTCCTACCCGGGCACCCTCCAGATGTCCGGGGCGCAGAAGGCCCAGTACACGGACATGTTCAAGAACGGCAAGGGAGCGTACGTCTACGACGGGATGCCCACCTATCTGGCACCCGGAGTCGGGTACATCGCCGCGATGAAGGCGATCGACAAGAAGTTCGACCCGCGCCCGTTCGTGCCGGTCGGCAAGGACGCCGTCGCCTGGATGGACAACGTCGCGCTCCAGAACACCCACATCACCAAGGCGTCCGGGGACCGCGTCAAGCAGATCCTGGCGTTCGCCGACTTCGCCGCCTCGCCGTTCGGCAGCCAGGAGTACACCCTCATCAACTACGGGGTCGAGGGCAAGGACTTCACCCGCGACGCCAAGGGCAACCCGGCGCTCACCAAGCAGGGCACCCAGGACGTCACCGTGCCCTGGAAGTTCGCGGCGTCGGCGGTCCCCGCGATCTTCAGCGCCGACTCCGAGCAGGGCGTGCGTCACGTGCACGACACGTTCACCAGGATGATCCCGATGATGGTGCCGGACCCGACGCTCCAGTACTCCTCGCCCACCTGGGACTCGAAGGGCTCCGGCAGCCTCAACACGCTGAAGGGCGACGCGCTCAAGGACATCATCTCCGGCCGCAAGCCCCTGTCGGCCTACGACCAGCTGGTCAAGGACTACCTGGCCAAGGGCGGCGAGCAGGCCCGCGGCGAGTTCGAGGAAGCCTTCCAGAAGGGGAAGAAGTGA
- a CDS encoding carbohydrate ABC transporter permease: MERPTRMGQTAKAVAVVVVVLAVAYPLIGVIGTSFASQTDIIKSSGLVLWPGHPTLDAYRTIFTGGVVTRALLVSVGITVLGTLASLLVTVGMAYGLSRREVTGSRFILMTALFTMLFNAGIIPNFLLVKGLGLYDTYAALVMPTLVSAFNLVVLRSFFMNLPEELYDAAKVDGAGDFRILVRIVLPLSKAVLAVISLFYAVTYWNAFFNSLLYLNDSEKWPLPMVLRTYVLQGQSLNSASAGEVLAPQQAVQMAVLVIAVVPILCVYPFLQRYFTKGVLTGAVKG; encoded by the coding sequence ATGGAGCGGCCGACCCGCATGGGCCAGACCGCCAAGGCGGTCGCCGTCGTGGTGGTCGTCCTGGCCGTGGCCTACCCGCTGATCGGCGTGATCGGCACGAGCTTCGCCTCGCAGACCGACATCATCAAGAGCTCCGGCCTCGTCCTGTGGCCCGGGCACCCCACCCTGGACGCCTACCGCACGATCTTCACCGGTGGCGTCGTCACCCGGGCGCTGCTCGTCTCCGTCGGCATCACCGTCCTCGGCACCCTCGCCAGCCTGCTCGTGACCGTCGGCATGGCGTACGGTCTCTCCCGCCGCGAGGTCACCGGCTCCCGCTTCATCCTGATGACCGCCCTGTTCACCATGCTGTTCAACGCGGGCATCATCCCGAACTTCCTGCTGGTCAAGGGACTCGGCCTGTACGACACCTACGCGGCGCTCGTCATGCCCACCCTGGTCAGCGCCTTCAACCTGGTCGTCCTGCGGTCGTTCTTCATGAACCTGCCGGAGGAGCTGTACGACGCGGCGAAGGTCGACGGCGCCGGTGACTTCCGCATCCTGGTGCGGATCGTCCTGCCGCTGTCCAAGGCCGTCCTCGCCGTGATCAGCCTCTTCTATGCGGTGACGTACTGGAACGCCTTCTTCAACTCGCTCCTGTATCTCAACGACTCCGAGAAGTGGCCGCTGCCGATGGTGCTGCGGACCTACGTCCTCCAGGGCCAGAGCCTGAACTCCGCCTCCGCGGGCGAGGTCCTCGCCCCGCAGCAGGCCGTGCAGATGGCCGTCCTCGTGATCGCCGTCGTCCCGATCCTCTGTGTCTACCCCTTCCTCCAGCGCTACTTCACCAAGGGCGTGCTCACGGGCGCCGTCAAGGGCTGA
- a CDS encoding ABC transporter permease subunit gives MADTAPPLPREKRRKRVEEPAPPADRAPVAARRLTLGQRIKRDRVMLLLTLPGLLYFVVFHYVPLLGYVVAFQDYQPYLGYMHSVWVGFANFSAAFAEPAFWSATFNTLEIALVQLVFFFPVPVALALLLNSIASDRIRRFVQSVVYLPHFIGWVIIVSIFQQILGGAGVLPNVLGGLGLPRYDMMSDPDAFPWLLTLQVAWKDAGWGTIIILAALLNIDRQQYEAAAIDGAGPRRRLWHVTLPGIAPVLILLLILNLGQILSVGFEQILLQRDAVGPDAGEVLDTYVYYHGIKDNDWGVAAAVGLVKAVIGTALVLGANKLAHRLGHEGVYRGADR, from the coding sequence ATGGCTGACACAGCACCCCCGCTGCCGCGGGAAAAGCGGCGAAAGCGGGTCGAAGAACCCGCCCCGCCGGCCGACCGGGCTCCGGTCGCCGCGCGCCGGCTGACGCTCGGGCAGCGGATCAAGCGCGACCGGGTGATGCTCCTGCTCACCCTGCCCGGGCTGCTCTACTTCGTCGTCTTCCACTACGTCCCGCTGCTCGGGTACGTGGTGGCGTTCCAGGACTACCAGCCGTACCTCGGATACATGCACAGCGTCTGGGTGGGGTTCGCCAACTTCTCCGCGGCGTTCGCCGAACCGGCCTTCTGGAGCGCGACGTTCAACACCCTGGAGATCGCCCTCGTCCAGCTGGTGTTCTTCTTCCCGGTCCCAGTCGCCCTGGCCCTGCTGCTCAACAGCATCGCCAGCGACCGCATCAGGCGCTTCGTGCAGAGCGTCGTCTACCTGCCGCACTTCATCGGCTGGGTCATCATCGTCTCGATCTTCCAGCAGATCCTGGGCGGCGCCGGGGTGCTGCCCAACGTCCTGGGCGGGCTGGGCCTGCCGCGCTACGACATGATGAGCGACCCCGATGCCTTCCCCTGGCTGCTGACCCTCCAGGTCGCCTGGAAGGACGCCGGCTGGGGCACGATCATCATCCTCGCCGCGCTCCTCAACATCGACCGGCAGCAGTACGAGGCCGCCGCGATCGACGGCGCGGGACCCAGGCGCCGCCTGTGGCACGTGACGCTGCCCGGCATCGCCCCCGTGCTCATCCTGCTGCTGATCCTCAACCTCGGGCAGATCCTCTCCGTCGGCTTTGAGCAGATCCTGCTCCAGCGCGACGCGGTCGGCCCGGACGCCGGCGAGGTGCTCGACACCTACGTCTACTACCACGGCATCAAGGACAACGACTGGGGTGTCGCCGCCGCCGTCGGACTCGTCAAGGCGGTCATCGGCACCGCACTCGTGCTGGGCGCGAACAAGCTCGCCCACCGACTCGGCCACGAAGGGGTGTACCGCGGTGCTGACCGCTGA
- a CDS encoding hydroxyacid dehydrogenase — translation MSPGLLDDVFPPPVRARLEETAELLDPSVISEFDSPAAARALAGAEVLLTGWGCPRVDPALLARAPELRAVIHAAGTVKTFLSPAAFDRGIAVSSAAAANAVPVAEFTLAAIIMGAKRVFPLAGLFRTRRTHRTGADLDRQHWLGTHGLTVGVVGASRIGRRVIELLRVLDAEVLLYDPYVSDAEAGLLGVTRTDLDTLVATSDVVTVHAPDTPETRGIIDARRIGLMRPGTLLVNTARGPLVDTEALTGHLVSGRLDAVLDVTSPEPLPAGHPLWDLPNVFLTPHLAGAQGNEVGRLGALAVDELARYARGEPFAHPVHRADLGRIA, via the coding sequence ATGAGCCCCGGACTGCTGGACGACGTCTTCCCACCCCCGGTCCGGGCCCGCCTGGAGGAGACGGCCGAGCTCCTCGATCCGTCCGTGATCAGCGAGTTCGACTCCCCCGCCGCCGCGAGGGCGCTGGCCGGCGCGGAGGTACTGCTGACCGGCTGGGGGTGCCCGAGGGTGGACCCGGCCCTGCTGGCACGGGCGCCGGAGCTGCGGGCCGTGATCCATGCCGCCGGCACGGTGAAGACGTTTCTGTCACCGGCCGCCTTCGACCGCGGGATCGCCGTCTCCTCGGCGGCCGCGGCCAACGCCGTACCGGTGGCGGAGTTCACCCTGGCCGCGATCATCATGGGCGCGAAACGGGTGTTCCCGCTGGCGGGCCTCTTCCGCACCCGGCGCACCCACCGCACCGGGGCCGATCTCGACCGGCAGCACTGGCTCGGTACGCACGGGCTGACCGTCGGGGTGGTGGGCGCGTCCCGGATCGGCCGCCGGGTGATCGAACTGCTGCGGGTCCTGGACGCGGAGGTGCTGCTGTACGACCCGTACGTGAGCGATGCCGAGGCCGGGCTCCTCGGGGTGACGCGCACGGACCTGGACACCCTCGTGGCCACCAGCGACGTGGTGACCGTCCATGCCCCGGACACCCCCGAGACCCGGGGCATCATCGACGCGCGGCGGATCGGGCTGATGCGCCCCGGCACACTGCTCGTCAACACCGCACGCGGCCCCCTCGTGGACACCGAGGCACTGACCGGACACCTGGTCAGCGGGCGGCTCGACGCGGTCCTGGACGTCACGTCGCCCGAGCCGCTGCCCGCCGGTCATCCGCTGTGGGACCTGCCCAACGTCTTCCTCACCCCGCACCTCGCGGGCGCCCAGGGCAACGAGGTGGGCCGGCTCGGGGCGCTCGCGGTCGACGAGCTGGCGCGGTACGCGCGGGGCGAGCCCTTCGCCCATCCGGTGCACCGGGCCGACCTGGGGAGGATCGCATGA